From Haloglomus litoreum, the proteins below share one genomic window:
- a CDS encoding AAA family ATPase, which produces MLTRIRRLALDGLRLFQDERLELGPPPSGPDLHLVVGDSGTGKTTLCHGLRLALYGTTPWVSAANVSLPRHEAADGPVPATVAAEVEAPNGHHRVERTLTEGTPDGSGDASVGPPRVERWGDDGPWLDVEDAETAARGLAPPETEAILVNDPGLQRVAQPTGWAPIAQGLVSAAAAARGAPDGERATPSDCWAEFRTHLERYVDVVGLASRYEVSVDDEPFGVAVAPADGSPAGRASMATGETIRFGLAMTLAAGDVAGVPQWFDAPLGRLDRTARTGAIAGLEAAAERRQVVVVPHQGSLAEHPDLRRAAATEHRLELVDTDRGTITRVDDR; this is translated from the coding sequence ATGCTCACTCGCATCCGCCGGCTCGCCCTCGATGGCCTCCGCCTGTTCCAGGACGAGCGGCTCGAACTCGGCCCGCCGCCGAGCGGCCCCGACCTCCACCTCGTGGTCGGCGACTCCGGCACGGGGAAGACGACCCTCTGTCACGGTCTGCGCCTCGCGCTCTACGGGACGACGCCCTGGGTCTCCGCAGCGAACGTCTCGCTTCCGCGCCACGAGGCCGCGGACGGCCCGGTCCCGGCCACCGTCGCGGCCGAGGTCGAGGCCCCGAACGGCCACCACCGGGTCGAGCGCACGCTGACCGAGGGAACGCCCGACGGGAGCGGTGACGCTTCGGTCGGGCCGCCGCGCGTCGAGCGGTGGGGCGACGATGGACCGTGGCTCGATGTCGAGGACGCCGAGACAGCCGCCCGCGGCCTCGCGCCCCCCGAGACGGAGGCCATCCTCGTCAACGATCCCGGGTTGCAACGGGTCGCCCAGCCGACCGGGTGGGCCCCCATCGCGCAGGGGCTGGTCAGCGCGGCCGCGGCCGCCCGGGGTGCCCCCGACGGCGAGCGCGCGACCCCGTCGGACTGCTGGGCCGAGTTCCGAACGCATCTGGAGCGGTACGTCGATGTCGTCGGCCTCGCGTCCCGGTACGAGGTGTCGGTGGACGACGAACCGTTCGGGGTCGCGGTCGCACCGGCCGATGGCTCGCCCGCGGGCCGGGCGTCGATGGCGACCGGCGAGACCATCCGGTTCGGGCTGGCGATGACGCTCGCGGCGGGCGACGTGGCCGGCGTCCCGCAGTGGTTCGACGCGCCGCTGGGGCGGCTGGACCGCACGGCCCGGACGGGCGCCATCGCGGGTCTGGAGGCGGCCGCCGAACGCCGCCAGGTCGTGGTGGTTCCCCACCAGGGGTCAC
- a CDS encoding CDP-alcohol phosphatidyltransferase family protein, with protein sequence MTLDQYRSTAKRVADPVVSLFVRLGLTPNQVSVLAVALAGAAGVAFALGGSNSLLYLLGAVFVFCNGALDVLDGELARELGTDSAAGDLLDHVLDRYADILLLVGLAAGSGRYALGLAAVTGVLMTSYLGTQAQAVGLDRVYGGLVGRADRLVIIGLGAAVAAFVTGTIAAGPLGRLGVVGGLLVVFAVVGHLTALQRFYYSYRELA encoded by the coding sequence GTGACGCTGGACCAGTACCGTTCGACCGCCAAACGCGTCGCCGACCCGGTCGTCTCGCTGTTCGTCCGCCTCGGCCTCACCCCGAACCAGGTGAGCGTCCTCGCGGTCGCGCTGGCCGGTGCGGCCGGGGTCGCGTTCGCGCTCGGCGGGTCGAACTCCCTTCTCTATCTACTGGGCGCCGTGTTCGTATTCTGCAACGGCGCGCTCGACGTGCTGGACGGCGAGCTCGCGCGCGAGCTGGGGACGGACTCGGCCGCCGGTGACCTGCTCGACCACGTCCTCGACCGGTACGCCGACATCCTGCTGCTCGTCGGCCTGGCCGCCGGGAGCGGCCGGTACGCGCTGGGCCTGGCGGCCGTGACCGGCGTCCTGATGACCTCCTACCTCGGGACGCAGGCCCAGGCCGTCGGACTCGACCGCGTCTACGGCGGCCTCGTCGGCCGGGCCGACCGGCTCGTCATCATCGGCCTCGGCGCGGCCGTCGCGGCGTTCGTCACCGGGACCATCGCCGCCGGGCCACTGGGCCGGCTCGGTGTCGTCGGTGGCCTGCTCGTCGTCTTCGCCGTCGTCGGCCACCTCACCGCGCTCCAGCGGTTCTACTACTCCTACCGCGAACTGGCCTGA
- a CDS encoding SdpI family protein, translating to MVQLTLRRSDLAAALLILVSVGAAALVYPSLPEQFAVHFDATGTPDSFYGKTLGIAIMPVAGLGVYVLFRVLPHIDPRGENIRAFQGPYDAIMLLILGFLAYIQGLLLAYNLGIEYPQNALVLGGVGLLFGGIGVLFTRAEPNWFVGIRTPWTLSDDEVWRRTHRVAAPLFVLAGALIAVGSFLPVPTEFLIGAAVAVAAVIPSAYSFVVYRRLQRERGDDGPPSA from the coding sequence ATGGTCCAGCTCACCCTCCGCCGGAGCGACCTCGCGGCGGCGCTGCTGATACTCGTCAGCGTCGGCGCGGCCGCACTGGTCTATCCGTCCCTCCCCGAACAGTTCGCCGTCCACTTCGACGCCACGGGCACGCCGGACTCGTTCTACGGGAAGACGCTCGGCATCGCCATCATGCCCGTCGCCGGGCTCGGCGTCTACGTGCTGTTCCGGGTCCTTCCCCATATCGATCCGCGGGGCGAGAACATCCGGGCCTTCCAGGGCCCCTACGACGCCATCATGCTGCTCATCCTGGGCTTCCTCGCGTACATCCAGGGCCTGCTGCTGGCGTACAACCTCGGCATCGAGTACCCGCAGAACGCGCTGGTCCTCGGCGGCGTGGGCCTCCTGTTCGGGGGCATCGGCGTCCTGTTCACCCGGGCCGAGCCCAACTGGTTCGTCGGCATCCGCACGCCGTGGACGCTCTCGGACGACGAGGTGTGGCGCCGGACCCACCGGGTCGCCGCGCCACTGTTCGTCCTCGCGGGCGCGCTCATCGCGGTCGGTTCCTTCCTCCCGGTGCCCACGGAGTTCCTCATCGGCGCTGCGGTCGCCGTCGCGGCGGTGATCCCGTCGGCGTACTCGTTCGTGGTCTACCGCCGGCTCCAGCGGGAGCGTGGGGACGACGGGCCCCCCTCGGCGTGA
- a CDS encoding acetyl-CoA carboxylase biotin carboxylase subunit — MFDKVLVANRGEIAVRVMRACEDLGVGTVAVYSEADKHSGHVRFADEAYNVGPARAADSYLDQEAIVEAAQKADADAIHPGYGFLAENAEFAALVEETDGITWVGPAAESMEQLGEKTKARKTMREADVPIVPGTTDPVEDPSEVEEFGEEYGYPIAIKAEGGGGGRGMKVVRSADEAEEQLETAKREGEAYFDNDNVYLERYLENPRHIEVQVIADHHGNVRHIGERDCSLQRRHQKVIEEGPSPALTDDLREEIAEAARRGADEAGYYNAGTFEFLVEEDPERDGPDELLDTGTDFYFLEVNTRIQVEHCVSEELSGIDLVKWQLRVAADEEISFSQDDVELEGHAIEYRINAENAANDFSPASGGELETYDTPGGIGVRLDDASKQGDDLVTDYDSMIAKLIVHGEDREECVARSQRALAEYEIEGIPTIIPFHRLMLEDEEFLDGTHTTKYLDEHIDRSRFEEAQEKWGTGDATTGGGDEETVEREFTVEVNGKRFQVNLEESADALAAAGARGGGGGRPSGGGGGGGGGGGGGGGGGGSGGGQQVTAEGETINAEMQGTVLEVNVAEGDEVEAGDVVVVLEAMKMENDIVAEFGGTVTQVPIEEGQSVNQGDVLVVLD; from the coding sequence ATGTTCGACAAGGTTCTCGTCGCCAACCGGGGTGAGATCGCGGTTCGCGTGATGCGAGCCTGCGAGGACCTCGGCGTTGGGACGGTCGCCGTCTACAGCGAGGCCGACAAGCACTCCGGGCACGTCCGGTTCGCCGACGAGGCGTACAACGTCGGCCCCGCGCGGGCGGCCGACTCGTACCTCGACCAGGAGGCCATCGTCGAGGCCGCACAGAAGGCCGACGCCGACGCCATCCACCCGGGCTACGGCTTCCTCGCGGAGAACGCCGAGTTCGCGGCACTCGTCGAGGAGACCGACGGCATCACGTGGGTCGGGCCCGCCGCCGAGTCGATGGAGCAACTCGGCGAGAAGACGAAGGCCCGCAAGACGATGCGCGAGGCCGACGTGCCCATCGTCCCCGGGACGACCGACCCCGTCGAGGACCCGTCCGAGGTCGAGGAGTTCGGCGAGGAGTACGGCTACCCCATCGCCATCAAGGCCGAGGGCGGCGGCGGCGGCCGCGGGATGAAGGTCGTCCGCTCGGCCGACGAGGCCGAGGAGCAACTCGAGACGGCCAAACGCGAGGGCGAGGCCTACTTCGACAACGACAACGTCTACCTCGAACGCTACCTCGAGAACCCGCGCCACATCGAGGTGCAGGTCATCGCGGACCACCACGGCAACGTCCGGCACATCGGCGAGCGGGACTGCTCGCTCCAGCGCCGCCACCAGAAGGTCATCGAGGAGGGGCCCTCGCCGGCCCTGACCGACGACCTGCGCGAGGAGATCGCCGAGGCCGCGCGCCGTGGTGCCGACGAGGCCGGCTACTACAACGCCGGCACCTTCGAGTTCCTCGTCGAGGAGGACCCCGAGCGCGACGGGCCAGACGAGTTGCTCGACACCGGGACGGACTTCTACTTCCTCGAGGTCAACACCCGCATCCAGGTCGAGCACTGCGTCTCCGAGGAGCTGAGCGGCATCGACCTCGTGAAGTGGCAGCTCCGCGTCGCGGCCGACGAGGAGATCAGCTTCTCGCAGGACGACGTGGAGCTGGAGGGCCACGCCATCGAGTACCGCATCAACGCCGAGAACGCCGCGAACGACTTCTCGCCCGCCAGCGGCGGCGAGCTGGAGACCTACGACACGCCCGGCGGCATCGGCGTCCGCCTCGACGACGCCTCGAAGCAGGGCGACGACCTCGTCACCGACTACGACTCGATGATCGCGAAGCTCATCGTCCACGGCGAGGACCGCGAGGAGTGTGTCGCCCGCTCGCAGCGCGCCCTCGCCGAGTACGAGATCGAGGGCATCCCCACCATCATCCCGTTCCACCGACTGATGCTGGAGGACGAGGAGTTCCTGGACGGGACCCACACCACGAAGTACCTCGACGAGCACATCGACCGCTCGCGCTTCGAGGAGGCCCAGGAGAAGTGGGGCACCGGCGACGCGACGACGGGTGGCGGCGACGAGGAGACCGTCGAGCGCGAGTTCACGGTCGAGGTCAACGGCAAGCGCTTCCAGGTGAACCTGGAGGAGAGCGCCGACGCGCTCGCCGCGGCCGGCGCCCGCGGTGGCGGTGGCGGTCGTCCCTCCGGAGGCGGCGGTGGTGGTGGTGGTGGCGGTGGTGGCGGCGGCGGTGGTGGTGGCTCCGGCGGCGGCCAGCAGGTCACCGCCGAGGGCGAGACCATCAACGCCGAGATGCAGGGCACCGTGCTGGAGGTCAACGTCGCCGAGGGCGACGAGGTCGAGGCCGGTGACGTTGTCGTCGTGCTGGAGGCGATGAAGATGGAGAACGACATCGTCGCCGAGTTCGGCGGCACCGTCACGCAGGTCCCCATCGAGGAGGGCCAGTCCGTCAACCAGGGCGACGTGCTGGTCGTGCTGGACTAG
- a CDS encoding AMP-dependent synthetase/ligase, whose product MTGDWRQAELEYDDEVIGENTIPALFFESVERHGDTTCQMYKGGLGDRSMTPGVMPEPPTGEYGTLTYEEVGRIVRNLAVGFRELGVDPDDRIGLYADTRPEWIQTDLAVQAAGGVITTVYTESSAPQVEYLLDDPGATGVVAGTTDLVDTIVEVEDDLDLEFIVTMDEAGDYADRDDVYTLAEVHAMGAPERAEGDVDAWVDERDVEALASLVYTSGTTGDPKGVQLSHRNFRSSINTVWRRVGPRPDKDDDIPTMEHGMTVLSFLPLAHVFERFNHFVQLGGGLTVAYAESPDTVGDDMAQVKPHGAASVPRVYERIFDQMRNQASESDIGKRIFEWAVETAQAYDDAESPGVGLRLRMKVADKLVFSKVREKLGGNVELFISGGGSLSKSLAKMYRAMGLTILEGYGMTESSPVISLNPPEDIRVGTMGPALSAVEYRLDESVVGPEQREAEEGDVGELLVKGPNITEGYWNKPDKTEEAFTEDGYFRTGDVVAVDDDGYFTFVDRVKQLIVLDTGKNIAPEPIEDEFATSARVDQIMVVGQDQKFIGAVVVPNFEQLYDWAEDEGYDIPEDPTEACTDERVREWVAEEIDEVNERLGHHETIKEFRLVPREWTADNDLLTPSMKKKRRNIVDENREAIADIYDKPPEEVRG is encoded by the coding sequence ATGACCGGGGACTGGCGACAGGCGGAACTGGAGTACGACGACGAGGTCATCGGCGAGAACACGATTCCGGCGCTGTTCTTCGAGTCGGTCGAGCGCCACGGGGACACGACCTGCCAGATGTACAAGGGCGGGCTCGGCGACCGCTCGATGACGCCGGGCGTGATGCCCGAGCCGCCGACCGGCGAGTACGGCACGCTCACCTACGAGGAGGTCGGCCGCATCGTCCGCAACCTCGCCGTGGGCTTTCGCGAGCTCGGTGTCGACCCGGACGATCGCATCGGGCTGTATGCCGACACGCGGCCGGAGTGGATCCAGACGGACCTCGCGGTCCAGGCGGCGGGCGGCGTCATCACGACCGTCTACACGGAGTCGTCGGCGCCGCAGGTCGAGTACCTGCTCGACGACCCCGGCGCCACCGGCGTCGTCGCGGGTACGACCGACCTCGTCGACACCATCGTCGAGGTGGAGGACGACCTGGACCTGGAGTTCATCGTCACGATGGACGAGGCCGGCGACTACGCCGACCGTGACGACGTGTACACGCTGGCGGAGGTCCACGCGATGGGCGCGCCCGAGCGGGCCGAGGGCGACGTCGACGCGTGGGTCGACGAGCGTGACGTCGAGGCGCTCGCCTCGCTCGTCTACACCTCCGGAACGACCGGCGACCCGAAGGGCGTCCAGTTGAGCCACCGCAACTTCCGCTCGTCCATCAACACCGTCTGGCGCCGCGTCGGCCCACGCCCGGACAAGGACGACGACATCCCGACGATGGAGCACGGGATGACCGTCCTCTCCTTCCTCCCGCTCGCGCACGTCTTCGAGCGGTTCAACCATTTCGTCCAGCTCGGCGGCGGCCTCACCGTGGCCTACGCCGAGTCGCCCGACACGGTCGGCGACGACATGGCGCAGGTCAAGCCACACGGCGCGGCCTCCGTCCCGCGGGTGTACGAGCGCATCTTCGACCAGATGCGCAACCAGGCCTCCGAGTCCGACATCGGCAAGCGAATCTTCGAGTGGGCGGTCGAGACCGCGCAGGCGTACGACGACGCCGAATCGCCCGGGGTCGGCCTCCGGCTGAGGATGAAGGTCGCGGACAAGCTCGTCTTCTCGAAGGTCCGCGAGAAGCTGGGCGGCAACGTCGAGCTGTTCATCTCCGGCGGTGGCTCGCTCTCGAAGAGCCTCGCGAAGATGTACCGTGCGATGGGACTCACCATCCTCGAGGGGTACGGGATGACCGAGTCCTCGCCGGTCATCTCGCTGAACCCGCCGGAGGACATCCGCGTCGGGACGATGGGGCCCGCCCTCTCCGCGGTCGAGTACCGCCTCGACGAGTCCGTCGTCGGCCCGGAGCAGCGGGAGGCCGAGGAGGGGGACGTGGGCGAACTCCTCGTGAAGGGCCCCAACATCACGGAGGGCTACTGGAACAAGCCCGACAAGACCGAGGAGGCGTTCACCGAGGACGGCTACTTCCGGACGGGCGACGTGGTCGCCGTCGACGACGACGGCTACTTCACCTTCGTCGACCGCGTGAAACAGCTCATCGTCCTCGACACTGGGAAGAACATCGCGCCCGAGCCCATCGAGGACGAGTTCGCCACCTCCGCCCGTGTCGACCAGATCATGGTCGTCGGACAGGACCAGAAGTTCATCGGCGCGGTCGTGGTGCCAAACTTCGAGCAGCTGTACGACTGGGCCGAGGACGAGGGGTACGACATCCCCGAGGACCCCACCGAGGCGTGCACGGACGAGCGCGTCCGCGAGTGGGTCGCCGAGGAGATCGACGAGGTGAACGAGCGCCTCGGCCACCACGAGACGATCAAGGAGTTCCGGCTGGTCCCGCGCGAGTGGACCGCCGACAACGACCTCCTGACGCCGTCGATGAAGAAGAAGCGCCGCAACATCGTCGACGAGAACCGCGAGGCCATCGCCGACATCTACGACAAGCCGCCCGAGGAGGTCAGGGGCTGA
- a CDS encoding GMC family oxidoreductase: MTTSDGRDRTPSERVDVCVVGSGPAGALVARELADAGYEVVVLEAGPRFDREERLERMERTIRPAWDSGDVWGMGGERDAYRSTGPRHYPLNQARVKGVGGSTLHWQGMVMRLHEEDFRRRSVDGVGVDWPISYDDLRPFYADAEAAMGVAGASDNPFAPPREEPFPLPAFEPSYSDALFAEACERLGVATHTVPNARNSEPNDDRSACVGYGTCKPVCPSGAKYSADYTADAAEAAGARIVDRVPVQRLVTSSDGSRVEAAVYATPDGSEYRQAARQFVVAAGGVETPRLLLLSADTDRGHPDGLANSSGWVGRGFMDHLFVGAGGRLDRRTRQNHVGFLTSESHAFYDEPGRATEGTDGSIPPSDADLGPIKLEFLNYAGPSPVELAMDAREFGDDLLDGLRDAYGTHIAMGGLVGQLPRKENRVTLDRSRTDDHGNPVPDVQWGLDDRTERTIERALDIQKRVLRELGATVETTVGHDTTGPAFHQMGATRMAADPSEGVVNGRLRTHDVSNLSLVGSSVFATSGAMNPTLTIAALALKCASHLDEDL; the protein is encoded by the coding sequence GTGACCACGAGCGACGGCCGCGACCGGACGCCGAGCGAGCGGGTCGACGTCTGTGTCGTCGGGAGTGGCCCGGCCGGTGCGCTCGTCGCTCGCGAACTCGCCGACGCCGGGTACGAGGTCGTCGTCCTCGAGGCGGGGCCGCGCTTCGACCGCGAGGAGCGTCTCGAGCGGATGGAGCGGACCATCCGCCCGGCGTGGGACAGCGGGGACGTGTGGGGGATGGGTGGCGAGCGGGACGCCTACCGCTCGACGGGCCCCCGACACTACCCGCTCAACCAGGCCCGCGTGAAGGGTGTCGGCGGGTCGACGCTCCACTGGCAGGGGATGGTGATGCGGCTCCACGAGGAGGACTTCCGCCGCCGGAGCGTCGACGGCGTCGGCGTCGACTGGCCCATCTCCTACGACGACCTGCGGCCCTTCTACGCCGATGCGGAGGCGGCGATGGGTGTCGCGGGTGCCAGCGACAACCCGTTCGCCCCGCCGCGCGAGGAGCCGTTCCCGCTGCCCGCGTTCGAGCCCTCCTACTCGGACGCCCTCTTCGCCGAGGCCTGCGAGCGGCTGGGGGTGGCGACGCACACGGTCCCGAACGCGCGCAACTCCGAGCCGAACGACGACCGGTCGGCCTGTGTCGGCTACGGCACCTGCAAGCCGGTCTGTCCCTCCGGTGCGAAGTACAGCGCCGACTACACCGCCGATGCCGCCGAGGCGGCCGGCGCCCGCATCGTCGACCGGGTGCCCGTCCAGCGGCTCGTCACGTCCAGCGACGGTTCGCGCGTCGAGGCGGCCGTCTACGCGACACCCGACGGGAGCGAGTACCGACAGGCGGCCCGTCAGTTCGTCGTCGCGGCGGGCGGCGTCGAGACACCGCGCCTGCTCCTGCTCTCCGCGGACACCGACCGCGGCCATCCGGACGGCCTCGCCAACTCGTCGGGCTGGGTCGGGCGCGGGTTCATGGACCACCTGTTCGTCGGCGCTGGTGGGCGTCTCGACCGGCGGACCCGACAGAACCACGTCGGCTTCCTCACGAGCGAGAGCCACGCGTTCTACGACGAGCCGGGGAGGGCGACCGAGGGGACCGACGGCTCCATCCCCCCGAGCGACGCCGACCTCGGGCCGATCAAGCTGGAGTTCCTCAACTACGCCGGGCCCTCACCCGTGGAGCTGGCGATGGACGCCCGCGAGTTCGGCGACGACCTGCTCGACGGGCTCCGCGACGCGTACGGCACCCACATCGCGATGGGCGGGCTCGTCGGGCAGCTCCCCCGGAAGGAGAACCGGGTCACGCTCGACCGCTCCCGCACGGACGACCACGGGAACCCGGTGCCCGACGTGCAGTGGGGGCTCGACGACCGGACCGAGCGGACCATCGAGCGGGCGCTCGACATCCAGAAGCGGGTCCTCCGGGAGCTGGGCGCAACCGTCGAGACGACGGTCGGCCACGACACCACCGGGCCGGCGTTCCACCAGATGGGCGCCACCCGGATGGCTGCCGACCCCTCCGAGGGGGTCGTGAACGGGCGCCTGCGGACACACGACGTGTCGAACCTGTCGCTGGTCGGCTCGTCCGTGTTCGCCACGAGCGGGGCAATGAACCCGACCCTGACCATCGCGGCGCTCGCGCTGAAGTGTGCGAGCCACCTGGACGAGGACCTGTAG
- a CDS encoding acyl-CoA carboxylase subunit beta has product MVDEEDIEDLRERKREAELGGGEERIEKQHEKGKMTARERVDYFLDDGSFREVDTLREHRSTNFDMAEKRFPGDGVVVGYGTVEGRQVAVFAHDFTVLGGSLGEVFAQKVCKVMDQAMDTGIPIIGLNDSAGARIQEGIDSLAGYADIFHRNQQASGVVPQISAIMGPCAGGAVYSPAITDFVLMVEETSHMFITGPDVIETVTGEEVTFDELGGAGVHSSESGVAHLTQDDEEAALDDIRYLLSYLPQNNMEDPPRVESWDDPDRADEELLDVVPSSPQKPYDMHDVIGRVADEDSFFEVADRYARNILTGFARLDGRSIGVVANQPRVNAGTLDIDASLKGARFVRFCDAFNIPILTFVDVPGFMPGKDQEHGGIIKHGAKLLYAFSEATVPLMTVITRKAYGGAYDVMSSKHIGADVNYAWPTAEIAVMGPQGAVNVLYRKELSEAEDPEARRQELIDDYRETFANPYTAAERGFVDDVIEPPQTRPRLVQDLEMLSRKRVDTPDRKHGNIPL; this is encoded by the coding sequence GTGGTAGACGAGGAGGACATCGAGGACCTGCGCGAGCGCAAGCGCGAGGCCGAACTCGGCGGCGGCGAGGAGCGCATCGAGAAGCAACACGAGAAGGGGAAGATGACCGCGCGCGAGCGGGTCGACTACTTCCTCGACGACGGCTCCTTCCGCGAGGTGGACACGCTCCGGGAGCACCGCTCGACCAACTTCGACATGGCCGAGAAGAGGTTCCCCGGCGACGGCGTCGTCGTCGGCTACGGCACCGTCGAGGGCCGGCAGGTCGCGGTCTTCGCCCACGACTTCACCGTCCTCGGTGGGTCGCTCGGCGAGGTGTTCGCCCAGAAGGTCTGCAAGGTGATGGACCAGGCGATGGATACGGGCATCCCCATCATCGGGCTGAACGACTCGGCCGGCGCGCGCATCCAAGAGGGCATCGACTCGCTGGCCGGCTACGCCGACATCTTCCACCGCAACCAGCAGGCCTCCGGCGTGGTGCCGCAGATCTCGGCCATCATGGGCCCCTGCGCGGGCGGCGCGGTCTACTCGCCCGCCATCACGGACTTCGTCCTGATGGTCGAGGAGACGAGCCACATGTTCATCACCGGGCCGGACGTCATCGAGACGGTCACCGGTGAGGAGGTCACGTTCGACGAACTCGGGGGCGCGGGCGTCCACTCCTCCGAGTCCGGCGTCGCGCATCTCACCCAGGACGACGAGGAGGCCGCGCTCGACGACATCCGCTACCTCCTCTCGTACCTCCCGCAGAACAACATGGAGGACCCGCCCCGCGTCGAGTCGTGGGACGACCCCGACCGCGCGGACGAGGAACTGCTCGACGTGGTCCCGTCCTCGCCGCAGAAGCCGTACGACATGCACGACGTCATCGGGCGCGTGGCCGACGAGGACTCGTTCTTCGAGGTGGCCGACCGCTACGCCCGGAACATCCTGACGGGCTTCGCGCGCCTCGACGGCCGCTCCATCGGCGTCGTCGCCAACCAGCCCCGCGTGAACGCCGGGACGCTGGACATCGACGCCTCGCTGAAAGGTGCCCGCTTCGTCCGCTTCTGCGACGCGTTCAACATCCCCATCCTCACCTTCGTCGACGTGCCCGGGTTCATGCCCGGCAAGGACCAGGAGCACGGCGGCATCATCAAGCACGGCGCCAAACTGCTGTACGCCTTCAGCGAGGCCACGGTCCCCCTGATGACTGTCATCACGCGGAAGGCGTACGGCGGCGCGTACGACGTCATGTCCTCGAAGCACATCGGGGCCGACGTCAACTACGCCTGGCCCACGGCCGAGATCGCCGTGATGGGCCCGCAGGGCGCGGTGAACGTCCTCTACCGGAAGGAGCTCTCCGAGGCCGAGGACCCCGAGGCGCGCCGGCAGGAACTCATCGACGACTACCGCGAGACCTTCGCGAACCCGTACACGGCCGCCGAGCGCGGCTTCGTCGACGACGTCATCGAGCCGCCACAGACCCGACCGCGGCTGGTACAGGACCTGGAGATGCTCTCGCGGAAACGGGTCGACACCCCCGACCGCAAGCACGGCAACATCCCGCTCTGA
- a CDS encoding fumarylacetoacetate hydrolase family protein, producing the protein MRYVRFRDPDGEVRTGEWTGEDGAEIAPHPTTGSRLDFDPDPLAVSEVEVLPPCDPSKVVCVGLNYADHAEEQGKDVPDRPLLFLKPPNTIAGHDDTVTLPAGKERIDHEAELGVVIGERASDVNADEAMAHVAGFTCVDDLSNRDDQAVEQNWVRGKAFDDACPLGPVVATPDEVPADASVECRVNGETRQASSREEFIFSVPDLLAEITTYLTLEPGDVISTGTPAGVGPLSDGDTVEVEVEGVGTLRNEVHIP; encoded by the coding sequence ATGCGCTACGTCCGTTTCCGAGACCCGGATGGCGAGGTCAGGACCGGCGAGTGGACCGGCGAGGACGGTGCCGAGATCGCGCCGCATCCCACCACCGGTTCACGACTCGACTTCGACCCGGACCCGCTCGCCGTGAGCGAGGTCGAGGTACTGCCACCGTGTGACCCCTCGAAGGTCGTCTGCGTCGGCCTGAACTACGCCGACCACGCCGAGGAGCAGGGCAAGGACGTGCCCGACCGGCCGCTGCTGTTCCTCAAGCCGCCGAACACGATCGCCGGCCACGACGACACCGTCACGCTCCCGGCCGGCAAGGAGCGCATCGATCACGAGGCCGAACTCGGCGTCGTCATCGGCGAGCGCGCGAGCGACGTGAACGCGGACGAGGCGATGGCCCACGTGGCCGGGTTCACCTGCGTCGACGACCTGTCGAACCGCGACGACCAGGCCGTCGAGCAGAACTGGGTCCGCGGGAAGGCCTTCGACGACGCCTGTCCCCTGGGCCCGGTCGTGGCGACGCCCGACGAGGTGCCCGCGGACGCGAGCGTCGAGTGCCGTGTGAACGGCGAGACGCGGCAGGCCTCCAGCCGCGAGGAGTTCATCTTCTCCGTCCCGGACCTGCTCGCGGAGATCACGACCTACCTGACGCTCGAACCGGGCGACGTCATCTCGACGGGCACGCCCGCCGGCGTCGGGCCACTGTCCGACGGCGACACCGTCGAGGTCGAGGTCGAGGGGGTCGGCACCCTCCGGAACGAGGTCCACATCCCCTGA